The Rahnella aquatilis CIP 78.65 = ATCC 33071 genomic sequence TGAACTGGTTGGGACAGCGGCGGGCGAAACCAAAGATCCTGAGAAAGTGCTGCCGAAAGCCATTAACAGTGTGATCTGGCGTATTGCTTTGTTCTACGTCGGCTCCGTGGTGCTGCTGGTGCTGCTGCTGCCGTGGAATGCGTATCAGGCGGGACAAAGTCCGTTTGTCACCTTCTTCAGTAAGCTGGGCGTGCCTTACATCGGAACCATCATGAATATCGTGGTGCTGACGGCGGCGCTCTCAAGCCTGAACTCCGGTCTGTATTCCACCGGTCGTATTCTGCGCTCCCTGTCGATGGGCGGTTCAGCACCGAAATTTATGTCGAAGATGAGTGCCCAGCAGGTGCCGTACGCCGGTATTCTGGTCACTGTCGGCATTTACGTCATCGGTGTTATCCTCAACTACTACGTACCTTCACAAGTGTTTGAGATCGTCCTGAACGTTGCGTCACTCGGCATTCTCAGTTCATGGGCTTTCATCATTGTCTGTCAGATGAAACTGCGTACCGCCATCAAGGAAGGGCGTGCGAAAGACGTTTCCTTCAAGATGCCGTGGGCACCGGTAACCTCATGGCTGACGCTGGCGTTCCTGGCGGGCGTGCTGATCCTGATGGCATTTGACTACCCGAACGGCACCTACACGGTGGCGACCATCCCGGTGCTGATCCTCCTGCTGGTCCTGGGCTGGATTGGTCTGCGCAAACGTGCTGCTGAAGTGCATGCCGAACAGGCTGCACACGAAGAAGCGCATCAGAAAAGTGTTGAAGCGCAGTAATTTGTTTCGCAAATTTTCAGCAAAGGGCTGCCATAAAGGCGGCCCTTTTTGTCTATAGAAAACCCCCAGCTAGGCTG encodes the following:
- the ansP gene encoding L-asparagine permease; amino-acid sequence: MKSHKKTAEAKHAAKRRWLDSHDHGYHKSMGNRQVQMIAIGGSIGTGLFLGAGARLQMAGPALAIVYAVCGIFSFFILRALGELVLHRPTSGSFVSYAREFLGEKASYVAGWMYFLNWAMTGIVDITAVALYMHYWGTFGDVPQWMFALGALAIVATMNMIGVKWFAEMEFWFALIKVAAIAIFLVVGVVFLGTGKQLDGNTTGLHLITDNGGIFPHGLLPALVLVQGVVFAFAAIELVGTAAGETKDPEKVLPKAINSVIWRIALFYVGSVVLLVLLLPWNAYQAGQSPFVTFFSKLGVPYIGTIMNIVVLTAALSSLNSGLYSTGRILRSLSMGGSAPKFMSKMSAQQVPYAGILVTVGIYVIGVILNYYVPSQVFEIVLNVASLGILSSWAFIIVCQMKLRTAIKEGRAKDVSFKMPWAPVTSWLTLAFLAGVLILMAFDYPNGTYTVATIPVLILLLVLGWIGLRKRAAEVHAEQAAHEEAHQKSVEAQ